The sequence CGAACCGATCAGGCCAGGAAGATGAGGGAGAGCGCAATCCAGCACGCATGCAGAAGAAGGACGGAGCAATAGAGGATGATGGCGGCCGCGAGCAACCGTCGGACCGCAGGAGACTGGCTGCAGGGAGACCACAGGGCCATCAGCAGAATCGGCCCAGCCAGTTTCACCAGATAGAACGAAAGGCGGCTGTCCTCGTACAGCAGCGCCATAAGGGGATTGCTCTCCGCGATCAGGCCGAGCCGGATGCCTGTATCCGTAGCAAGAGCATCCGCAGTGCACAGACAGAGCAGGAGACCGAGCTGCCAGCGGCCGGTCATCAGCGTCTTCCGCTCTGTAACGTCGTTGTCCAAACAATCCCTCCGCTTCAGAGTGCATTTCCTCTAAGAATGCATCTGCCGGAGTGGATTTAAACAAAAAAGCGAGACGCCGGGGCGTCTCGCTGGGTAGCTCTCAGTGGATCGGGGATTTGAAGCGAGAGCCATGGGTCTCCTGTGTGTCCATGATTGTCGTAAAGGCGGACGGGTCGATATCATGGACGATCTGCTTAAGCTTGGTCAGTTCAAGGCGGGTCACGACGACATAGATGACATCTTTCTCATCATCGCTGTATCCGCCCTTGCCGTGGAGCTTCGTGACGGACCGGCCGAGACGCTGACCGATCGCTGCCGCCATCTCCTCGAATTCGTCCGACACGATGATGGCCGCTTTCGTTTCATCGAACCCCTGGATAACGGCGTCAATCGCCTTGGAAGCGATATAGTACGTCAGGATCGAGTACATCGCTTTCTCCGGACCGAGGACGAATGCCGCCCATCCGAAGATGAAGAGGTTGAGGAACATCACGAATTCACCGACGGAATAAGGGATCTTCCGTGTCAGCAGGATCCCGAGAATCTCCGTACCATCCAGGGCACCGCCGTTCCGGATGACAATGCCGACCCCGGCGCCGAGTATGATCCCGCCGAACGCTGTTGCCAGCAGAGGGTCGGTAACGAACGGACCGACCGCTTTCAGAGGGAATTCGATGACGGCGAGGAAGACGATGGCGAACGTAGACGAAATGAAAAAGTTCTTGCCGATATGCTTGTAGCCGAAAAAGACGAACGGCAGGTTGAACACGAGGATCAGAATGCCGAACGGGATATTGGACAGGTAATTCACGATCAGCGAAATACCGATGATGCCGCCGTCGATGACGGAATTCGGGATGAGGAACAATTCAAGTGCGACCGCCGCAAGCGTCGCGCCGACGGCTATGTACAGATACCGCAGGATGAGATGCCGGAACGATTCTTTCTTATGTTCTTTCTTCATTTTGAGAAGCCACCTTCGGGGTACGGATCCGGCCAACGTGCGGACATTTGCGGGAAAGTCCGAAAAAACAGCCGGTTTTCGTGTATACGATAAGTATATCACTGAAACCGTTTACAGAAAAACTATTGACAGCGGAAAAAAACGCGTTTACTATTCCAATAACGACTAATTAGCGACAGTT comes from Sporosarcina trichiuri and encodes:
- a CDS encoding DUF5658 family protein, whose protein sequence is MDNDVTERKTLMTGRWQLGLLLCLCTADALATDTGIRLGLIAESNPLMALLYEDSRLSFYLVKLAGPILLMALWSPCSQSPAVRRLLAAAIILYCSVLLLHACWIALSLIFLA
- a CDS encoding YitT family protein, which produces MKKEHKKESFRHLILRYLYIAVGATLAAVALELFLIPNSVIDGGIIGISLIVNYLSNIPFGILILVFNLPFVFFGYKHIGKNFFISSTFAIVFLAVIEFPLKAVGPFVTDPLLATAFGGIILGAGVGIVIRNGGALDGTEILGILLTRKIPYSVGEFVMFLNLFIFGWAAFVLGPEKAMYSILTYYIASKAIDAVIQGFDETKAAIIVSDEFEEMAAAIGQRLGRSVTKLHGKGGYSDDEKDVIYVVVTRLELTKLKQIVHDIDPSAFTTIMDTQETHGSRFKSPIH